A region from the Terriglobales bacterium genome encodes:
- a CDS encoding sigma-70 family RNA polymerase sigma factor — translation MVSKAQPAVSAWKRTLFTELFNQSGAAGYGLSAESFTICLNEVVAKYLPPAAPEAEIRQFVKALRVAELVLARACAAGNEAAWTEFLNRYRAPLYQAARAIVRDDTLGHELADSLYADLYGIRTRENAGAEVRVSKLNFYMGRGSLEGWLRTVLAQEYVNRYRSQKRLVSIEEENEQGAQFAAPTSEPVASADPRLDAATDSALAQLGVEDRYILASYFLDERTLAQIARSLGVHESTISRKVERVVKDLRKKIVQALVRGGMSPRAAEEALECDVRDMALNVSEKLRPPPVQESESRSFQRIEGED, via the coding sequence ATGGTTAGCAAGGCCCAACCTGCGGTATCGGCGTGGAAGCGCACGCTCTTCACCGAGCTATTCAACCAGAGCGGCGCCGCCGGGTATGGCCTGTCCGCTGAGTCGTTCACAATCTGTTTGAACGAAGTGGTAGCCAAATATTTGCCTCCAGCAGCGCCGGAGGCCGAAATCCGGCAATTTGTTAAAGCCCTTAGAGTGGCAGAATTGGTCCTGGCCCGTGCCTGTGCGGCCGGCAACGAAGCTGCCTGGACCGAGTTTTTGAACCGCTACCGCGCGCCGCTTTACCAGGCGGCCCGGGCCATCGTTCGTGACGACACTCTCGGCCACGAGCTGGCCGATTCACTCTATGCCGATCTTTATGGAATACGCACGCGTGAAAATGCCGGCGCCGAGGTGCGGGTTTCAAAGCTCAACTTCTATATGGGACGGGGCTCACTGGAAGGCTGGTTGCGTACGGTTTTGGCGCAGGAGTATGTAAACCGCTATCGCTCGCAAAAACGTCTGGTAAGTATTGAGGAAGAAAATGAACAGGGCGCACAGTTTGCCGCCCCTACAAGCGAGCCGGTTGCGAGCGCAGACCCGCGTCTGGATGCCGCTACCGATTCCGCACTGGCGCAATTAGGGGTTGAGGACCGCTACATTCTGGCCTCATATTTTCTGGATGAAAGAACTTTGGCGCAAATTGCGCGCTCGCTGGGGGTGCATGAGTCCACCATCAGCCGCAAGGTGGAGCGCGTGGTCAAAGACCTGCGCAAGAAGATTGTGCAAGCACTGGTGCGCGGCGGAATGAGCCCCCGCGCTGCCGAAGAGGCCCTGGAATGCGATGTGCGTGACATGGCCCTCAACGTCAGCGAAAAGTTGCGCCCGCCTCCCGTGCAAGAAAGCGAGAGTAGATCGTTCCAAAGGATAGAAGGGGAAGATTAG
- a CDS encoding DUF6569 family protein: protein MTRKNKLLVFTAIALGMALFAVALLYPPTPAEAGFPTGSRYQVLSPITHGNLTIFPVVASTTHDTHEFLTLDEGLHSGEVEVSEHGGVRPMVRRPHTYYPPRGEGAEVNRLYLINNSKRPLLLLAGEIVTGGKQDRIVGKDRIVPAETESDLNVFCVEPHRWTGTSESFGAVGGLMVAPSVRNQAMAKKDQNGVWNEVNKSKANASDMLSSAPAAQSEVEATSSYAQVMNNEEVDKRVNAIAAPIEHSYAKEIQELRTRNAVGVVVAVNGRIIWADLFASTSLLEKYWPKLVRSYASEALNTAANGDSVSVKGAQEYIDQLEGRHEISESEPGVYRHTEIIGDGYKTFELISLLPSTGFEVHISKMTD from the coding sequence ATGACACGCAAAAACAAATTATTAGTTTTCACAGCCATTGCCCTAGGGATGGCTCTATTCGCGGTAGCCCTGCTCTATCCGCCAACCCCGGCTGAGGCTGGCTTTCCCACGGGCAGCCGCTACCAGGTGCTTTCACCTATTACCCACGGCAATTTGACGATCTTCCCAGTCGTGGCCTCTACCACCCACGATACCCACGAATTCTTGACACTGGATGAAGGCCTGCACAGCGGCGAGGTGGAGGTCTCCGAGCATGGTGGAGTTCGTCCCATGGTGAGGCGTCCCCATACCTACTATCCGCCGCGAGGGGAGGGCGCCGAGGTGAACCGGCTCTATCTCATCAATAACTCGAAGCGTCCGTTGCTGCTGCTGGCAGGCGAGATAGTAACCGGCGGCAAGCAGGACCGCATTGTCGGCAAAGACCGCATCGTACCGGCAGAGACTGAGTCTGATCTGAATGTATTCTGCGTTGAGCCCCACCGCTGGACGGGAACATCAGAGAGTTTTGGCGCAGTGGGAGGGCTCATGGTCGCACCCAGTGTCCGAAATCAGGCCATGGCAAAAAAGGACCAGAACGGGGTGTGGAACGAGGTGAACAAATCCAAAGCGAATGCCTCAGACATGCTAAGTTCGGCCCCCGCGGCCCAATCCGAGGTCGAGGCGACCTCTTCTTACGCGCAGGTCATGAACAACGAAGAGGTAGATAAGCGCGTGAACGCGATTGCTGCGCCCATTGAGCATTCCTATGCAAAAGAAATCCAGGAGCTCCGGACCCGCAACGCAGTGGGAGTGGTGGTAGCAGTTAACGGCAGGATCATCTGGGCAGACCTGTTTGCCAGCACTTCCCTGCTGGAAAAATACTGGCCCAAGCTGGTGCGCTCGTATGCCTCTGAGGCCCTGAACACAGCCGCCAATGGGGATTCGGTCAGCGTTAAAGGGGCCCAGGAATACATCGATCAACTGGAGGGCCGCCATGAAATCTCAGAGAGCGAGCCAGGTGTATACCGCCACACCGAGATTATTGGCGACGGCTACAAAACCTTCGAGTTGATCTCGCTGTTGCCCAGCACCGGCTTCGAGGTGCACATCAGCAAGATGACCGACTAA